Proteins co-encoded in one Erinaceus europaeus chromosome 2, mEriEur2.1, whole genome shotgun sequence genomic window:
- the MYOZ3 gene encoding myozenin-3 isoform X1, with protein MIPKDQKRAEITAMGDLDEAVPLLNLGKKLSVPQDLMMEELSLRNNRGSLLFQKRQQRVQRFTYEFSDSQQAMVARSNEEQVTGAADSRNVANGPGRQNYSSQLQVLAAPAGDPEHAPAASAEGRARGPSALAPGYAEPLRDVPPEKFNHTAIPKGYRCPWQELGSSPDYRVDSGCHTPSLTEYRNFNKTPVPFGGLLVEDPSARAGTLFLPELTSGLDLLRLRPNFNRVAQGWVRQLPESEEL; from the exons TCCCTTTGCTGAACCTGGGCAAGAAGCTGAGCGTTCCCCAGGACTTGATGATGGAGGAGTTGTCACTACGCAACAATCGAGGATCTCTTCTCTTCCAGAAGAGGCAGCAAAGAGTGCAGAGATTCACATATGAGTTTTCGGACAGCCAGCAGGCG ATGGTGGCCAGAAGCAATGAGGAGCAGGTGACTGGAGCCGCGGATTCCCGCAAT GTTGCCAACGGCCCCGGGAGGCAGAACTACAGCTCCCAGCTGCAGGTCCTCGCCGCCCCGGCCGGAGACCCCGAGCACGCTCCCGCAGCCAGCGCAGAGGGGCGCGCCCGTGGGCCCAGCGCCCTTGCGCCTG GCTACGCAGAGCCCCTGAGGGACGTCCCACCAGAGAAGTTCAACCACACGGCCATCCCCAAGGGCTACCGCTGCCCATGGCAGGAGTTGGGCAGCTCCCCAGATTACAGGGTGGACAGTGGATGTCACACCCCCAGCCTCACCGAGTACCGAAATTTCAACAA GACCCCGGTGCCCTTTGGAGGACTCCTGGTGGAGGATCCCAGTGCCAGAGCTGGCACCCTCTTCCTCCCAGAGCTCACAAGTGGCTTGGACCTCCTTCGCCTCAGACCCAACTTCAACAGAGTGGCCCAGGGCTGGGTCCGCCAGCTCCCGGAATCCGAGGAGCTATAA
- the MYOZ3 gene encoding myozenin-3 isoform X2: MIPKDQKRAEITAMGDLDEAVPLLNLGKKLSVPQDLMMEELSLRNNRGSLLFQKRQQRVQRFTYEFSDSQQAVANGPGRQNYSSQLQVLAAPAGDPEHAPAASAEGRARGPSALAPGYAEPLRDVPPEKFNHTAIPKGYRCPWQELGSSPDYRVDSGCHTPSLTEYRNFNKTPVPFGGLLVEDPSARAGTLFLPELTSGLDLLRLRPNFNRVAQGWVRQLPESEEL; the protein is encoded by the exons TCCCTTTGCTGAACCTGGGCAAGAAGCTGAGCGTTCCCCAGGACTTGATGATGGAGGAGTTGTCACTACGCAACAATCGAGGATCTCTTCTCTTCCAGAAGAGGCAGCAAAGAGTGCAGAGATTCACATATGAGTTTTCGGACAGCCAGCAGGCG GTTGCCAACGGCCCCGGGAGGCAGAACTACAGCTCCCAGCTGCAGGTCCTCGCCGCCCCGGCCGGAGACCCCGAGCACGCTCCCGCAGCCAGCGCAGAGGGGCGCGCCCGTGGGCCCAGCGCCCTTGCGCCTG GCTACGCAGAGCCCCTGAGGGACGTCCCACCAGAGAAGTTCAACCACACGGCCATCCCCAAGGGCTACCGCTGCCCATGGCAGGAGTTGGGCAGCTCCCCAGATTACAGGGTGGACAGTGGATGTCACACCCCCAGCCTCACCGAGTACCGAAATTTCAACAA GACCCCGGTGCCCTTTGGAGGACTCCTGGTGGAGGATCCCAGTGCCAGAGCTGGCACCCTCTTCCTCCCAGAGCTCACAAGTGGCTTGGACCTCCTTCGCCTCAGACCCAACTTCAACAGAGTGGCCCAGGGCTGGGTCCGCCAGCTCCCGGAATCCGAGGAGCTATAA